Proteins found in one Misgurnus anguillicaudatus chromosome 3, ASM2758022v2, whole genome shotgun sequence genomic segment:
- the LOC141358784 gene encoding uncharacterized protein translates to MCSVKLIDCTNLMMKIKTEPTSDEYEDSHNDGHDFFPSDVKSELCLDGEITSSTLSCVSGGETLRYLESHERKHTEHEHHLKKHTNERLYQCKSHKTQHTEEKPFQCSRCDKSFSYKSHLITHERVHTGEKPYHCNVCGKSFSRHDSLVSHQRIHTGEKPYKCSQCEKTFAHSASLKAHERIHTGEKPYKCNVCGKSFNQRVGLVLHQRTHTGEKPYKCSHCEKTFTQAGHLKVHERLHTGEKPYVCPICGERFAHSESFQNHQKKHTETVG, encoded by the exons gatcaaaactgaacccacatcTGATGAATATGAAGACAGTCACAATGATGGTCATGATTTTTTTCCGTCAG ATGTAAAGAGTGAATTATGTTTGGATGGAGAAATAACGTCCTCGACTCTTTCCTGCGTCAGCGGTGGAGAGACATTGAGATATTTAGAGAgccatgagagaaaacacacagaacatgaACATCATCTGAAGAAACACACTAATGAGAGACTGTATCAGTGCAAgtcacataaaacacaacacactgAAGAGAAACCCTTTCAATGTTCACGCTGTGATAAAAGTTTCAGTTATAAATCTCATCTGATAACCCacgagagagttcacactggagagaaaccttatcactgtaatgtttgtgggaagagtttcagTCGACATGACAGTTTAGTGTCacaccagagaattcatacaggtgaaaaaccttacaaatgctctcagtgtgagaagacaTTTGCTCATTCAGCTTCCTTAAAAGCCcatgagagaattcacactggagagaaaccttacaaatgtaatgtctgtggaaagagttttaacCAACGTGTCGGTTTAGTGTtacaccagagaactcatacaggtgaaaaaccttacaaatgttcTCATTGTGAGAAGACTTTTACTCAGGCAGGTCACTTAAAAGTCCATGAGagacttcacactggagagaaaccgtaCGTCTGCCCaatctgtggagagagatttGCTCATTCTGAAAGTTTTCAGAATCATCAGAAAAAACATACTGAAACTGTTGGGTAA